A genome region from Cucumis sativus cultivar 9930 chromosome 4, Cucumber_9930_V3, whole genome shotgun sequence includes the following:
- the LOC101220545 gene encoding F-box protein SKIP22 translates to MKLRLRSLESNQSLRIEVPDPSTLDHLKHTLLQTLSSSFSADSLHLSLNRKDELQASSPEDSLHSLGITSGDLLFFTFKPPEFSSLGATSIQSFQPPLPGSSSQVSSSSLPQVEGKQLLGIDCDLKKPRLENSEPESVVPESSSAELTACSMIEESDCEEMEVEEEPTVVVENRCSRPIFLRRVLKEELGYDRNAHKLLVTAVHAVLLESGFVLINPNLGFDDSPFRMPEDWPSPSFTMSLWYTIPELLTKREKNSTMTEVVLLKFQSLGYFVNVYGSLSYSRGSSVYRVSLDERKFAPNLDLIWVDSVSNYILDEKEGNPEKQVFEFWKIVKDALALPLLIDICEKTGLPPPASFMLLPADVKLKILEALTGVDIARVECVCTELRYLASSNELWKMKFNQEFGLEDGVSGNRNWKAKFVEYYEKEKQRNRRTSNMRDLINFGRRRRPPYPFPVPHIIGGDFDIVPGIRLPVYGVPGQSLPRIPRRHAVIPHYDLRGR, encoded by the coding sequence ATGAAATTAAGGCTCAGATCCTTAGAATCCAATCAATCCCTCAGAATCGAAGTCCCCGATCCATCCACTCTCGATCACCTCAAACACACGCTCCTCCAAACACTCTCTTCCTCCTTTTCCGCCGATTCTCTTCACCTCTCCCTCAATCGGAAGGACGAGCTCCAAGCATCCTCGCCGGAGGATTCCTTGCACTCCTTGGGTATTACTTCAGGTGACCTCCTTTTCTTCACTTTCAAACCTCCTGAGTTTTCATCTCTCGGAGCTACGTCAATTCAATCTTTTCAACCTCCGCTTCCTGGTTCTTCTTCGCAAGTTTCGTCTTCCTCGCTACCGCAGGTTGAAGGAAAGCAACTTCTGGGTATTGATTGTGATCTTAAAAAACCTAGGTTGGAGAATTCCGAGCCTGAATCCGTGGTACCCGAGTCATCGAGTGCAGAACTGACTGCATGTAGCATGATCGAGGAGTCCGATTGTGAAGAAATGGAGGTTGAAGAAGAGCCAACCGTAGTTGTGGAGAATAGATGTTCTAGGCCGATCTTTTTGAGGAGAGTTCTGAAGGAGGAGTTAGGCTATGATCGTAATGCTCACAAGCTTTTGGTAACTGCCGTTCACGCTGTACTTTTAGAGTCTGGATTTGTGCTGATTAATCCTAATTTAGGTTTCGATGACAGTCCTTTCCGTATGCCGGAAGATTGGCCTTCCCCGTCGTTTACGATGTCCCTTTGGTACACTATACCTGAACTTTTGACTAAGAGGGAAAAGAATTCTACCATGACTGAAGTAGTTTTATTGAAGTTTCAGAGTTTAGGGTACTTTGTTAATGTTTATGGGTCTCTTAGCTACAGTAGAGGATCTAGTGTGTATCGTGTATCTTTAGATGAGAGAAAATTTGCACCAAATCTTGATCTTATTTGGGTGGATTCAGTATCCAACTACATCCTGGATGAGAAGGAAGGAAACCCAGAGAAACAAGTTTTTGAATTCTGGAAGATAGTGAAGGATGCTCTTGCATTGCCACTCTTGATTGATATCTGTGAAAAAACTGGTTTACCACCTCCTGCAAGCTTTATGCTACTTCCAGCAGATGTGAAGCTTAAGATTTTAGAGGCTCTTACTGGTGTGGACATTGCAAGGGTTGAATGTGTGTGTACTGAATTGCGTTACTTGGCCTCCAGCAATGAGCTGTGGAAGATGAAGTTCAATCAAGAGTTTGGTTTAGAGGATGGTGTTTCAGGAAACAGGAATTGGAAAGCAAAATTTGTCGaatattatgaaaaagaaaagcagaGAAACAGGAGAACTAGCAATATGAGAGATCTCATTAATTTTGGGCGGCGTCGACGACCTCCTTATCCTTTCCCAGTTCCTCATATAATTGGGGGAGATTTTGATATTGTGCCTGGTATTAGACTCCCTGTATATGGAGTTCCTGGACAATCATTACCTCGGATTCCACGGCGACACGCTGTCATACCACATTATGATTTGAGAGGACGATGA
- the LOC101220315 gene encoding probable zinc metallopeptidase EGY3, chloroplastic, which produces MAALSIASNSWFISHREKHYTSRTMAKPFGKIPLGRRTGGYFFTIFAPITEDRLRFSARDDSESEPSSSSIAVVSDERGGGNDNEMAELSAGEHGGEEREKQQEMDWKTDEEFKKFMGNPSIEAAIKLEKKRADRKLKELDREGANNPIVGLFNRIARDNLEKEKERLEKAEETFKALDLSKLRGCFGFNTFFATDVRRFGDGGIFIGNLRRPIEEVIPQLEKKLSEAAGREVVLWFMEEKTDDITKQVCMVQPKAEIDLQFESTKLSTPLGYFSAITLCVATFGTIALMSGFFLKPGATFDDYIANVVPLFGGFISILGVSEIATRVTAARYGVKLSPSFLVPSNWTGCLGVMNNYESLLPNKKALFDIPVARTASAYLTSLALAVSAFVIDGGFNGGDNAMYIRPQFFYNNPLLSFIQFVIGPYSDDLGNVLPYAVEGVGVPVDPLAFAGLLGMVVTSLNLLPCGRLEGGRIAQAMFGRSTAALLSFATSLVLGIGGLSGSVLCLAWGLFATFFRGGEEVPATDEITPLGDDRYAWGVVLGLICLLTLFPNGGGTFSSPFFSAPFFRGDL; this is translated from the exons ATGGCCGCTCTCTCAATCGCTTCAAATTCATGGTTCATCAGTCACAGAGAGAAGCACTATACAAGCCGCACAATGGCCAAGCCTTTTGGTAAGATTCCACTTGGGCGTAGAACCGGCGGTTACTTCTTTACAATTTTCGCACCTATTACAGAGGATCGTTTAAGATTCTCCGCCAGAGATGATTCGGAAAGCGAGCCGTCGTCTTCCTCGATCGCGGTGGTTTCCGATGAGAGGGGAGGCGGAAATGACAACGAGATGGCGGAACTGTCTGCCGGAGAACATGGGggtgaagagagagagaaacaacAGGAAATGGATTGGAAGACGGACGAGGAGTTCAAGAAGTTCATGGGAAATCCTTCTATTGAAGCTGCCATAAAGCTGGAGAAGAAGAGGGCGGATAGGAAGCTGAAGGAGCTTGATCGTGAAGGGGCCAATAATCCGATCGTGGGGTTGTTCAATAGAATTGCTCGGGataatttggaaaaagagaaggagagattAGAGAAGGCTGAAGAGACTTTCAAGGCTCTTGATCTCAGCAAg TTAAGAGGTTGCTTTGGATTCAATACATTTTTCGCAACTGATGTACGTAGATTTGGAGATGGAGGTATTTTTATTGGGAACTTGAGGAGACCCATTGAAGAAGTGATTCCCCAGTTGGAGAAAAAACTATCAGAAGCAGCAGGAAGGGAGGTAGTCCTATGGTTCatggaagaaaaaacagaTGACATCACGAAACAG GTCTGTATGGTGCAACCCAAGGCAGAAATAGATCTCCAATTTGAGTCTACCAAGCTGAGTACTCCATTGGGATATTTTAGTGCAATAACGTTATGTGTTGCAACGTTTGGGACTATTGCTTTGATGAGTGGCTTCTTTCTAAAACCTGGTGCTACCTTTGATGACTATATAGCGAATGTTGTTCCTCTCTTTGGTGGCTTCATCTCTATTCTGGGAGTTTCAGAG ATAGCAACGAGGGTAACAGCAGCTCGTTATGGCGTGAAGCTAAGCCCTTCTTTTCTCGTGCCTTCCAACTGGACAGGATGCTTAGGAGTGATGAATAACTATGAATCTCTACTTCCAAACAAGAAAGCGCTTTTTGATATTCCAGTAGCACGTACTGCTTCTGCATATTTAACGTCCTTGGCACTTGCAGTCTCTGCTTTTGTAATTGACGGTGGCTTTAATGGTGGAGACAATGCAAT GTACATTAGACCTCAATTCTTTTACAACAATCCCTTACTTTCTTTTATCCAGTTTGTTATTGGACCTTACTCGGATGACCTTGGCAATGTATTGCCCTATGCAGTGGAAGGTGTTGGGGTTCCTGTGGATCCCCTTGCTTTTGCTGGCCTTTTAG GAATGGTAGTGACATCTTTGAATTTGTTGCCGTGCGGGAGGCTCGAAGGAGGCCGCATTGCACAAGCCATGTTTGGGAGAAGCACCGCTGCCCTACTATCATTTGCCACATCTCTTGTACTTGGTATCGGTGGACTGAGTGGGAGTGTCCTTTGTTTGGCTTGGGGTTTGTTTGCAACTTTCTTTCGAGGTGGTGAAGAAGTTCCCGCAACAGATGAGATCACTCCCTTGGGAGATGATCGGTACGCGTGGGGTGTCGTTCTCGGCCTCATTTGCTTACTTACCTTGTTCCCTAATGGCGGAGGCACATTCTCAAGTCCATTTTTCAGTGCACCATTTTTCAGGGGTGACTTATAA